TACTCATTTCCAGTGGTAACATCACTTATGTGGTAGACAAGCTGGAGAAAAAGAATCTGCTTGCCCGTCGTTCATGCGACAATGACCGCCGTGTTATTTTTGCCGAGTTAACGGAGCAGGGGAATTCATTCTTTGAAGGCATCTTTGACCAACACAAGCAGGCAATCGTGGAAGCGATGGCAGGCTTGTCACAGGAAGAGAAGCTGGTTGTCATCCCGCTGCTCAAGCAATTGGGCTTTGCAGCTGCGGACAAAACAGTCTAACCGATAGCATTTATCGGTTGGGCTTTTTTTCTGTTCATTTGACTTGCATTTTATTGTATACATAATCCCTATCTATTTTAGATGAATAGTGATTGACCAGCTCGAAACAGAGCGAGTATAGTAAGGAAAAGTCATATTTTGTCGTCATTATAAATGGTTTAGCATTTGTACTATATATCATTTAGAAAATAGAGAGAAAGAGAGATTGAAAAGCGGGTGGGGTTAGAGGTAGTATGCTTGATTCGGATTAAGATCAATCATGCGCTCATTCTGATGTCATCCAGTAAGGAAGTACAGATAGATAGGTATGGGAGTGAAGGACATGCAAACGTCCAAATGGTTTAGCAGCAGTATGATGGTGTTGATCCTTGTCATTGTACTGGCAGGCTGTAGCGGCAGCCAATCGGGGTATGACAGTTCCGCACAGAGCAACAGCGGTGACATTGGCAATATACTGACGATTGGTACAGCGACAGATATAGAAAGCTTTGATCCTCACAATAACAACAATACTGCCAGTGAAGCAGTGCTAGTGAATATGTATGACTACTTGCTCAAAAACGATAACAATCAAAAGAAAGTGCCGGTACTTGCTACTTCTTGGAAACAAACGGATGATAACACTTGGCGCTTTCAACTGCGCGAGGGCGTAACATTTCATAACGGTGATCCATTTACGGCAGCTGATGTCAAATACACGCTTGAACGTGTCGCCAAAGACAGCTCGCTCAAGCAAAATTCCTATTTTAACAATATTACTGAGGTCAAAGTTGTGGATGATCATACCGTGGATATTGTGACGGATGGTCCTGATCCACTGTTGTTAAATCGTTTGAGCAAAATGGGTGCTGGCATTCTGCCATCTCATTATATTGAAGAACATGGTATGGAGCAATTTTTGAAGCAGCCAGTCGGTACAGGTCCTTACAAATTCAAGCAATGGATTAAGGATGACCGTGTAGAACTGGTGCGCAATGATGATTATTTCGGTGATACACCCAAATGGGATGAAGTGGTATTCCGCACCATTCCAGCATCCTCCACTCGTGTATCCCAATTGCTGGCAGGTAGTATTGATATTGCTTCCAGCATTCCAGCAGCTGATGTGAAGCGTATTCAGCAGGCAAAAGGAAAGTCTATCGTGAAAACACCGATTCAGCGCGTATTGCAGCTAATTTTGCGTATGAGTGATGGTAGTGTGACCGCCGACTCAAACGTACGTGAAGCGATCGATCTTGCCATAGATAAGCAAAGTCTAGTGGACAGCATTGCTGGGGGCGCAGGTGTGGTGACCCGTACGTCGGTTACACCCGGCAACTTTGGCGCTGATTCATCGCTGTACAAGCAAACGCTGTATAATCCAGCGAAGGCAAAGCAGCTATTGCAGGAAGCAGGTTATAGCAGGGGCGGACCGCAGATTACGATGAGTGCATCGTCGCAATATAAGGAATATGCCGAAGTTGTGGCGGGAATGCTAGATCAAGTAGGCTTTCAAACAACATTGGATGTGCTAGAACCAGGTGCATTCAGCGAACGATATAGCTCCAAATCGTTTAAGGAAGCATATATGATCGGCATTGGCAATTCGTTATTCGACGCTTCCAATAACTACATCCGCTATCTAAAATCGGAAGCAGAAGGGGAAACGGATTATAACAATCCCAAGGTGGAGCAATTGCTGCAAGCAGCGGCTGTTAATATGGATTCAGCATCACGTGAAAAGCAGTATCAGGACGTGCAACAGATTCTGGCGCAGGATCGCCCAGCAGTATATTTGTTCCAGATGGAAGGTGTATATGGTATGGACAATCGTGTCACATTTGCACCGCGCAGTGATGAAATGTTTTATGCAGATGAAATAACGCCTGTAAATAGATAATGAACGAGCAGGGCAGGGATGATCACCTTCTGGAGCAGTCCTTGCCTACCTTCGTCAAAAAATTCCTTCTATATAATAATACACAATACATACAGCCGAACGAGAGCCGTTCCATCTTCAATGATCTGTATATCGTAAACTGTTCTTCTGCGAAGGAACATATCATACGACTCATTCAGTAAGCAGTAATCGTTCAAGCATAAAGTAGTAAACGTTCAAGCCCTGTGGTAACGCGTTTTATGAACTTCAACTCAAAAAGGAACAAAGCTTTTTGGGAATTTAACCTTGAATGTTTGCCTTAGAAGGTTTATAGTAGGGCGACACGGAAACAGAAAATGCGCCCGACAATAGCTGTGTCTATGTGGTCGGGCTTTTTTATGGCTTTGTGTACGAAACACCTGTCGCCTACTGCATATTTATGTGGTATAAGCTAAGACTGATACGGTTTGTATGTTGGGTTTTACAAGCCTTTCGTCATTTCATCTGGCATCCTGATGATAAATCAACAAAATTTGAGTTTTCCGACAGCATTTGGGGTATAAAACTTGCTTAATATTCTAATGTGTGGGAAAATTTCACTAACAGAACCAAACGTTGACTGCATGCAGTTGACAACGATCGAACTTATAATCATACTGCCGGTGATCACATAGCCGGGGAAGATATATCCACTTTTCTTCGGTTGAAAAGTCGGATTGGAGGGAATTTACTTCGTGTATATCGTGCAGTCCATTGTTCAGGTGCCGGACAACAAAACGGAAGATGTCGTTCAGATTTACCGTGACCGGAGCAGAATAGTGGATCAGCAGCCGGGATTTGTATCTTTTCAACTTCTTCAGAGTGAAATCACATCGGGTGAACTTATTGTACAAATGACCTGGCAAAGTAAAGACCATTATCTTGCTTGGGTGAAAAGTGCCGACTTTCAGCGCATTCATACGCTGGAACGTCAATACCCGGATCGGGAGTTAACAGATATTAAGCCTACTGTGAAACGTTATCTGGTGCGTGCGGAGTAGTTCCCGTTAGAACGGGAGGTGTCCGCTGATGGCTTTACAGGAAAAGGGAACAGCAGGCGAACAATTAATTATACAGGCGGACCGACTGGCAGAGCAGGTAACGATGATGCAATACCTGAAACAGCCGGATTTGTATCAACGTTTTGGAGCCAAGGGTAGAGACAGAACGAAACAGGATTCTTTGTACAGCCTCAGTTATCTGGCGGAAAGTGTACTTATGAGAAGCCCTGCGCTGTTCATGCACTATATCTCTTGGCTCAAATTGCTTTTAAGCGGTTATCGAGTCACTCGTGAGGACCTAGTCGTCAATCTGATGGCGATTCGTCGGGTGCTGCAAGATCATTTCGATCATAGCGACAAGCAGCATGTGCTTCAATATCTGGATATGGGGATTGATCACGTAGCCGCCGAGCAGCCCGAGGTCTCTTATATATCGGAGCTTGCGCCGTTTGGCAATGAGGCAGCGCTCTATCTGGAGCGGCTCATCGCCACAGATCGCAAGCTAGCGTATGAAGGTATTGTTCAACTGCTTGAACATGATGTGCCGATCAAGCAAATTTATATGCATATTTTTCAAGCTGCACAGTATGAAGTGGGACGCTTATGGCAGCTTGGCCGTATCAATGTGGCGCAGGAGCATTATTGCACCGCCGCAACCCAGAGTATCATGTCCCGACTGTACCCGTACTGGCTGGCTGCTCATCAAAAGGGCAGTACACGCCGCCTTGTCTCTGCTTGTGTCGGCAACGAACAGCATGAGATGGGAATTCGGATGTTAACCGATTTTTTTGAAATGGAAGGCTGGGATACGTACTATCTGGGTGCGAATGTGCCCGATCACAGTTTGCTTCAATCCATTGTAAGTTATCGAGCCGATCTGATCGCTATTTCGGCAACTATGACATTCCATGTGCATCTGGTACAGGAATTGATCGCCAATATTCGCAGTAATGAGCATACAGCCGGCATCAAGATTATTGTCGGCGGACTGCCATTTAATATAGATCGTCAGCTGTGGAAGCTAGTTGGAGCTGACGGTTACGCACCGGATGCGGATCAAGCGATTCAACTGGCTGATACTCTGGTACCTGCTGCGCGGCAGCAATAGCCGGCGTTCAGCAGAATATGGGGAAGGGAAGATGAAGGCAATGATGAATGCAGAGCATGAGATCATGGTTTTGCGCAAAACAATTGAAGATCTTTCCCACCAAATTATCCAGAGTAAGCACCAGGAAGAACAAGCGCTGTCCGAATTCTCAGCTATGAACAATGAATTGGTGAATTTGCAGCGTTTGCTTGCCAAAAGTAACGCCGAGCTGGAAGCTGCAACTGAGGAAGCGTTGCAGGCGAATCAAGCTCGTGCTCGCTTTCTAGCCATCATGACACATGAGATTCGTACACCGATGAATGGTGTGATCGGGATGGCTGAGATTTTGCTAGCTTCTGATTTGACCGAGGAACAGAAGCGCTCCGTGATGTTAATTCAGGAATCTGCGGAGCTGCTACTGAACATGATTAACAATATGCTGGATTTGTCTAAGATGGAGGCAGGCAAAATGCAGTTGCAGGAAGGCATTATCAATATGCGCCTGTTGCTGGATCATATTATCCGTCTGATTGAACCGAAAGCCAATGAGAATGAAAATACAATCTCTGCATTTATTGATTATCGTGTGGAAAGCGATCTGATCGGGGATGGCGGACGAATCCGCCAGATTTTATTGAACCTAATCAATAACGCTAATAAATTCACACGCAATGGCAAAATCGAGATCAGTATTCAACTCAAGGAAAACCGTGCAAATCTACAGGTTCTGCACATTGAGGTTTCAGATACGGGGATCGGTATTGCACCGGACCAGCAGAAAAACCTGTTCCAGCCTTATGCACAGGCGGACCATCCACAACAACATAATGTGGAGGGAACAGGACTTGGTCTGTCGATCTGCAAATCGTTGGTGGAACTAATGGAAGGAACGATTGATTTGAAAAGCGATACAGGAAAAGGATCTACCTTCTGGTTTGATATTCCACTGAAGAAAAGTCCAAAAGTGGGCGCAAAACCGGCATCTGTCGGTGCTGGAGATGGATTGCAGGAGTATTCATCAGCACAGAACGCTTCATCCGTATCTGCAATTAAAGCAACGGATCAGCATATTCTGATCGTTGAAGATAATCCGATCAACAGTCAAGTGATTCAGCTGCAATTGAAAAAGATGGGCATGCGCAATATCCATATGGCTGTTAACGGTCAGGAGGCGCTAGAGGTGTTTCAGCAGCAGGAGTATGCGATGGTGCTGATGGATAACCGGATGCCAGTGATGGACGGATTCCAAGCCACTCGCAAAATTCGGGAAATGGAGCGAATGAGAGTTCGGCATCCGGTGCCGATTATTGCGCTGACTGCCAATACTAGTCCCGAAGATCGTCAACGCTGTCTGGAAGTAGGCATGGACGATATTTTGACCAAACCTGTGAATCTGGAAAGTCTGACTAAGATTCTGCATAAATGGCTACCGGCTATCGGTATGACCGAAATGGTGCTGGATATGAAAGTGATTCAGGAGATCATCGAGCTGAATGATGATGGAGATCCTGAGGTACTGCGTACACTGGTGGAAATGTACCAAACCGAAACACCAGCCAAACTGGATCGATTGCATCAATTAAGCATGGAGCAAAATGCACAGGCATTGGCGGAAGCCGCTCATGAATTGAAATCGGGCAGTCTGAGTATTGGAGTTAATCACTTTTCCCAGTTGCTTGCAGAGATTGAACGCAAAGCACGTACAGGTGATTTGAACGGTGTACCAGCTATTATAGAATCATTGTTTCCAGCGTATGAACGCGCGCGCTTGGAACTGGAACAGCTGGTTATCTAAAGTCATTTGATGATGGAGTATAGATATAAATATAAAACGTAAACCTGTATGCAGGAACATTGCATGCAGGTTTTTTGTTTGCGTATCGGTAAGTGACTTGCTTCATTAGAATAGCTGGGCATACAGAAACGAATCTCATCTTTGCTTGATGATCGTATCGCTTCAGATTGGGTAATGGATACCATACAAATTTGAAGAGCAGCATCATACCAAATGGCTGCTGAAAGGGTGGATTAGCAGATGTGTGCTTCATTTGATACAGCAAGAGAATCGGAAAATCAATACCATCAGCAGTTTTACAAAGACAACAAGCTGTTCGAAGACGGCAGCTGGATGTCTCGTCCCACTCCATTGGTCATGGAATTGCTGGAAAAGCTACAGCAATATACACCAGCACCGCATGTGCTGGATCTTGCCTGCGGAGTAGGTCGTCATGCCATTCCCGTTGCTCAAAAGCTGGAACAAGGCGGTAAAGTAACGGCTGTTGATTTGCTAGAGGATGCGATTCAGCAGCTGAATCAATATGCGGATGAATATGGAGTCAGCGATCGAATTGAAGGTGTTGTGAACGATGTGGAGCATTACCCAATTGAGCGAGAGCAGTTTGATTATATGATCGCTACTGGTTGTCTGGAGCATCTATCATCGGAGCAAGCATTTCGGGATACGCTGCGTCATATGCAGGAGGGCACGCGGATCGGTGGAATTCATTTTATTTCCATGACATCGTCTGTGCAGCAAATTGATCAGCAAAGCGGAGCAGCAGAGGAAGGCAATATCGAACTGAATCTCAGCACCGAGCAACTGCTTGACGTGCTGGAAGAGGCTTATGCTGATTGGAATATTATCGCGCGCAAAGCGGTAGCTCAAGCGATTGAAGAGAACAAGGACGACAAAGAGATTGAACTACAAGGCAACTGGGTTACGTTTGCAGCCAGTAAAGAGCCGTTGCAAAATAAACCAGAATTGTTGCGACAAACGACGCAAACAGAGTAAACTATTAGAGTATGGCTGATAAACGGGAGGAACGGTTGTGCTTGAATTAGTGAATATTGACATGGAAGATCAAGAGTTGCGCGAACTGTTGTCCTATGCAGTGTTTCCAGATGATGAAGTGCTGGATAACGTATTCGAGCAATATCGCAGCAATCCGCAGCAACGATTGTACAAATATATCGAAGAAGGCGAAGCCATCGGTATTATCGGCTGCGCAGCCGATCAGGATATGCCCGACGCGCTGCGAATCCGCCATATGGCGATTGCTCCAGAAGAACGCGGTCTAGGATATGGACGCGGCATCGTGCTGCTATTATTGGAAAAAGAAAAGCCTGCTATGCTGATGGCTGAAACGGATGCGGAAGGCGTGGAATTTTACCGCAATATCGGCTTTTCTGTTGTAAGCACTGAGCTGGATGAAGAGACAGCGGATTCGTTTGTTTGTATTTTCCATGCAGATGAGGAAGACGAAGAAGCGTAAGGATGCTGAATTTGCTGCTTTAAAGAAGAGCATGCAGGCGCGTTGTGCGCTTATATGCTGTATCGTTGCATGTAGGTATAGCGTGATACGCTATATGCGATGTGCTGCATTAGCTTTGCAAAAATGGTGGCATGAACAGTATCACCAGCAGTAAAAGAGTAGAAAAGACCGTCATGCTTCGGTATGGCGGTCTTTTTGCGTTCTCCATGTCCAACTCCAGAATAGTAGAGCTGCCAGACTATAACCCAAACCAAGATAGCATACTCCATTCCAGCCATGTGCTGCATATACCCATGTTGCGGTCAACGATCCGGTAGCACTACCGATGGAATAAAAGATCATATAGCCGCCAGTTAAGCGACTGCCCGCTTCTGGACGTGCTGCTAAAATCATACTTTGGCTTGTTACATGTACTGCTTGAACGGCTAGATCGAGTAGGATAATGCCTACAAGCAGCCACCAGACATGATCATACATCTGCCACGTAAACAACCAAGAGAGGGCTAGCAGTACAAGCGCACCACCACTGGTTCGGTGCATCCAACCCCGATCTGCCCAGCGCCCAGCACGCGAGGCTGCCAATGCTCCTGCCAATCCCGCTATACCGAGCATCCCAATGGCACTATGCGACCATGTAAACGGTGCGGTGCTTAGTGGGAACACAAGTGTTGTCCATAAGGTACTAAACGCAGCAAAGGTCAACATAGCCAATACCGCGCGAATGCGTAATATAGGCAGCTCGCGAAACAGCTGTAAGGTCGACCATACTAGCTCGCTATATGATAGTCGAGGAGCGTATGGACAAGTCGAAGGGGATACTGCTTTTACAGGGAAATAGCGGTAGATCAACAAGGCAACAATGAACAGCAATATCGCCGAACACAAATAAACAGACCGCCATCCACTCCAATCGGTTAACCAACCAGCGATAACACGTGCCGACAAAATGCCAATCACAATAGCGCTTGTTACCGTACCAACTGTACGTCCACGCTGCGTCGGTGAAGATAGAGATGCTGCCGCCGCAACAATCGTCTGTGCAACAACTGCCAATCCACCCATCGCACCTATACCGATCCAGAAGGAGAATGATCCCGAAGCCAGCGCAGTGAATAGCAGGCAGATGACAGACAACAGCATTTGTCCAGTAATTAGTAACCGACGTGGTACACGATCCCCTAGCGGTACAAGCAATAATAAACCGAGTGCATAGCAGAGCTGCGTGACTGTAATCACTGAACCAGACATCGCAGCATCCATATGCAGATCGGTGGCAATTACATTTAGCATCGGATGAATGTAATACATATTAGCGACAGACAATCCGCAAGCGATTGCAAATAACAGTATCAATGGTGTCGAAAGCGTAGCTGAATCAGATACAGTTGAATCTGTAGTATCTGAGATCAGTGGTGGATCAGTCGTGCAAGTATGTATATTCGTTGGCTGAGTCATAACATAAACCTCTTTTCTGTACCGATTGGTATTTAATTGATTGTAAATATAATACGTCTACAGATGGTTGTCAACTGGACGAGTCTCTTGCATATATTGCTTACAATGAGAAGTGGATTGCATCACTCGCGGCAACCGATTAGAATAAAATAAATTACTAATCGGTATAAAAAGAGGGGTTCTTATGGCACGCAAACGTGAATTTGATGAGGAACAAGTGCTAGAGCAGGTGATGCAGCTATTTTGGCAAAAGGGCTATGAAGCCACATCCATGAGCGATCTAACGGCAGCTACCGGATTGCAGAAGCCGAGTTTGTATGCTGCTTATGGCGATAAAATGTCGCTATTTGAAAAAGCATTGCGTCGATATAATGAGCAACATTTGGCAAAGATACAGCAACTACTAGATACAGGAAAAACAGCAAAACAATCATTTGAACAAGTATTCCGCTATGTATTACAGTCAACAATTGAAAATAAGAATAACGACAAAGAGAAAAACAAAAATAAAGATAACCGTAAAATCTTACAAGAAGCGGGTAAAGATCATGTGGACAATCAGAGCATTTCTGATTATGGATGCTACTGTCTCAATACGCTCGTCGAGCTGGCGCCACATCATCAGACCTTTGCAGTCTTGACACGTGAGCATCAGATGAAGCTAGGTGAGTTATTTACACAACGCTTGCAGCAGGCGATTCAGCATGGAGAATATGCGGCAAGCTATAACGCATCTGGGCATGCACAGATCATGTTAGTCCAGATGATCGGTCTGACTGTGCTGTTAAAAGCGAACCCTGATCCATCCATCATTCAGCATTCAGCAGCTACATTCCTATCTTCTTTACTTGGCTGATGCATGGATACTATTCATTACAGCAAAAGTGAAAGGTTCTGCAAACATGACAAACAACGAAGTCATCCATCATCGAATGCAAACAAAAATTCAATCCGTGCAAACCTTGATGACACGGCATACTTTGATTCAATTTACAAGATAGTGCGTCCAACAATTTCTGTGTTATAATACATGACAATAATTTGAGTTTTACGGCTGAAAGACGGCTTGACCAAGCGATGTAATCGGCTGGAAACTGCATGTCATACTGTACTGTCATTTCGATACAAACAGAAGCTGTTCAGAGAAAGAATTGGGGAGGAAGGGTGCTCGTATGCAATTGACTGTCAAAGAAGCGCTGGCTGTATATCCGTTGTCGGAGGCGCGTCTTGTTGCGGGTGCCGGGGGAACTTCCCGGCTGATGAAGTCGGTAAATGTCATGGACGCACCGGATATTGCCGATTGGATTAAAAGTGGAGAAATGCTGTTTACGACCGCTTTTCTAATGAAGGATGATCAGGAAGAAGCAATCAAGCTGATGCGTCGATTAAATGAGCGCGGTTGTGCGGGCATGGGCGTGAAGCTGGGCAGATTCTGGGATGTGATTCCGCAGGCGATTATTGAAGAAGCGGATCGACTGCAATTCCCGCTATTGGAGCTGCCATTTGAGTTTACCTTTTCAGATCAGATGAATGCGTTGTTTCAGGTGGAACATGAGCGTAGTACAAAGCTGCTGCAATCGGTGCTGCATAAGCAAAAGCAGCTGATGCAGTTTGCTTTAAACAAGGATTCGCAGAGCAATGTATTCTCAGCATTGGAGAGCATTATTCAATATCCAGTGGCGATTATCGGCTCGCGTGGTCATGTGCTTTACAATAGTGGCGAGGGCAAGGAAGATGGCTTGCTGCAAGGCTGGCCGTGGAAAATGGCATTGACCCGTGTGAAATGGAATCAGGGCAGCTGTTACCGAGTGCCTGTGATGCAGCGGGATGAGCAGTATGGCTTTTTGCTCGTATTTACCGATACGGCGATTCAGCTGCGTGAGGAAGAGGAATTGTTTCAACAGGCGGCGGAAGTGCTGGCTTTTCATATGGATACGACGTACCGCGAGCATATCAATCCGGGCTTGCAGGATAAAATGCGTGCGCTGGTGGCAGAGCATCTGTCCCGTCGCATTTCCATTATCGATCTGGCGCAGGGGGCGGAAAAGCTGGGCATCAGTCTATTTAATGGTCCATACCAGTGCGTACTGACTACATTGGAGCCGCAGGCATTTTCGTCAGAGAAACGACTGGCTCAGATTCATCAGGAGCTGCAATACAATCCACTCATGCAGTTGTTCCCCTCTCAGCATTTTCGGGTAGAAGAAGGGATATTGTCTATTTATACTTGCCCATCGGAACGTGATTATGGGGAAGAGCTATCGGCATTTTTGATGAATCGTTTCGAGGATATGGCAGAGCTGGCGAGCGATGGTGGCAGCCCGCGCTTTTGGATCAGCAATATCAAGCTGAAGCCGGATTCGTTCCGCGAAGCGTATCAAGAAACAGTAGAGACGCGCAAGCTTGCCCGCCGATTCGGGATGTCGCATATGGCGCTGCAATTTCATACGCTGGAGTTTGCCTATGTGTTCCAGCATGTGCCAGAGCATATTATGGAGACGTATTGTAACAAAGTGCTGGAGCCACTGATGATCCGCGATAGCGATCCAAATCAGGTGCTGATGTCCACGCTGGAAGCATTTGTTGAAAATGATGGGTTGATCAATGAAGCTGCCAAGCAGCTGTATGTGCATCGCAATACGGTAACCTACCGGATGGACAAGATCGGCAGTCTGCTGCAAATGGATTTTAAAAAGACGAACGATCTACTCAAGCTGAAGATGGTATTTACGTTCCGTAAGTTTTTGAAGCATAAGCAGCAGTAGACGACATAACCATAATACAGATTTATCGGCAATAATGCATAGTACTTCCCAAAACACAGCTATCCATACCATCTATGGCAGCTGTGTTTTTGTATGTATGCACAAATGCTTGTACCGTACTCGGCAACAAAAAACGCTAGGCATTTCCCTTATTCCACGCTTGATCTACCTCATACCAATAATTTCATCACAAAATAACCTACATAACAGTAAGGCATAATTCACAAATCACAAGTACAATGTTATTTTATATAACAAAAAAATAGACCTTTGGTTGATATGTGCAATAACCTGACGTACAATGACAAAAATAACATTTATAATGAGGCGATCAAAATGGCACATCAGACGCAACCGTGGACGTCATGGACAAAAGAACAATTCATCGCACAATTTAGTGGTTTATATGAACATTCTCCGTGGGTGGCAGAGCAAGCTTGGGAGCAGGCTCCCTTTGCAAACTTACAGGATGTGTTAGATAAAATGAAAGCAACCGTTGATACAGCGGGCAAGGAAAAGCAATTGGAGCTGCTGCGACAGCACCCTGATCTTGGCACACGCATTCAGATGACGGAGCATTCGCAATCGGAGCAGGCAGGTGCAGGACTGAACAATCTAACACCAGAGCAATATGAGAAGTTATCACGTCTGAATCGCGAATATACGGCAACGTATCAGTTTCCATTTATTCTAGCGGTTAAAGGGCGTAATGCGCAGCAGATTCTCGACACGATGGAGCAGCGTAACGGACAACCAGCTGAACAGGAGTTTGCAACGGCGTTGGAGCAGGTTCATATCATTGTCGGTTTGCGGATGCGCGATTGGGCAGCTCAGCAAGGGCTTACGTTATGAGCGGCAAATTAACGACGCATGTGTTGGATCTAGGACAGGGCTGTCCCGCAGTGGGTGTACGAATCGAATTGTATCGAGATGGGGAAACGCAACCGTTACGAACTGCTGTGACCAACAGCGACGGTCGTGTAGATCAGCCGCTGTTGAGTGGAGACGAGCTCGTGTCCGGTACGTATGAGCTACACTTTTACGCAGGGGACTATCATCGTCAGCTGGGGATACCGGCTGCGGATTCTTCGATCTGGGATGTGATTCCACTACGTTTTGTCATTCAGGACATCGACAGCAATTATCATA
The DNA window shown above is from Paenibacillus sp. JQZ6Y-1 and carries:
- a CDS encoding MFS transporter translates to MTQPTNIHTCTTDPPLISDTTDSTVSDSATLSTPLILLFAIACGLSVANMYYIHPMLNVIATDLHMDAAMSGSVITVTQLCYALGLLLLVPLGDRVPRRLLITGQMLLSVICLLFTALASGSFSFWIGIGAMGGLAVVAQTIVAAAASLSSPTQRGRTVGTVTSAIVIGILSARVIAGWLTDWSGWRSVYLCSAILLFIVALLIYRYFPVKAVSPSTCPYAPRLSYSELVWSTLQLFRELPILRIRAVLAMLTFAAFSTLWTTLVFPLSTAPFTWSHSAIGMLGIAGLAGALAASRAGRWADRGWMHRTSGGALVLLALSWLFTWQMYDHVWWLLVGIILLDLAVQAVHVTSQSMILAARPEAGSRLTGGYMIFYSIGSATGSLTATWVYAAHGWNGVCYLGLGYSLAALLFWSWTWRTQKDRHTEA
- a CDS encoding antibiotic biosynthesis monooxygenase family protein; the protein is MYIVQSIVQVPDNKTEDVVQIYRDRSRIVDQQPGFVSFQLLQSEITSGELIVQMTWQSKDHYLAWVKSADFQRIHTLERQYPDRELTDIKPTVKRYLVRAE
- a CDS encoding ABC transporter substrate-binding protein encodes the protein MQTSKWFSSSMMVLILVIVLAGCSGSQSGYDSSAQSNSGDIGNILTIGTATDIESFDPHNNNNTASEAVLVNMYDYLLKNDNNQKKVPVLATSWKQTDDNTWRFQLREGVTFHNGDPFTAADVKYTLERVAKDSSLKQNSYFNNITEVKVVDDHTVDIVTDGPDPLLLNRLSKMGAGILPSHYIEEHGMEQFLKQPVGTGPYKFKQWIKDDRVELVRNDDYFGDTPKWDEVVFRTIPASSTRVSQLLAGSIDIASSIPAADVKRIQQAKGKSIVKTPIQRVLQLILRMSDGSVTADSNVREAIDLAIDKQSLVDSIAGGAGVVTRTSVTPGNFGADSSLYKQTLYNPAKAKQLLQEAGYSRGGPQITMSASSQYKEYAEVVAGMLDQVGFQTTLDVLEPGAFSERYSSKSFKEAYMIGIGNSLFDASNNYIRYLKSEAEGETDYNNPKVEQLLQAAAVNMDSASREKQYQDVQQILAQDRPAVYLFQMEGVYGMDNRVTFAPRSDEMFYADEITPVNR
- a CDS encoding class I SAM-dependent methyltransferase, with protein sequence MCASFDTARESENQYHQQFYKDNKLFEDGSWMSRPTPLVMELLEKLQQYTPAPHVLDLACGVGRHAIPVAQKLEQGGKVTAVDLLEDAIQQLNQYADEYGVSDRIEGVVNDVEHYPIEREQFDYMIATGCLEHLSSEQAFRDTLRHMQEGTRIGGIHFISMTSSVQQIDQQSGAAEEGNIELNLSTEQLLDVLEEAYADWNIIARKAVAQAIEENKDDKEIELQGNWVTFAASKEPLQNKPELLRQTTQTE
- a CDS encoding GNAT family N-acetyltransferase, producing the protein MLELVNIDMEDQELRELLSYAVFPDDEVLDNVFEQYRSNPQQRLYKYIEEGEAIGIIGCAADQDMPDALRIRHMAIAPEERGLGYGRGIVLLLLEKEKPAMLMAETDAEGVEFYRNIGFSVVSTELDEETADSFVCIFHADEEDEEA
- a CDS encoding cobalamin B12-binding domain-containing protein — translated: MALQEKGTAGEQLIIQADRLAEQVTMMQYLKQPDLYQRFGAKGRDRTKQDSLYSLSYLAESVLMRSPALFMHYISWLKLLLSGYRVTREDLVVNLMAIRRVLQDHFDHSDKQHVLQYLDMGIDHVAAEQPEVSYISELAPFGNEAALYLERLIATDRKLAYEGIVQLLEHDVPIKQIYMHIFQAAQYEVGRLWQLGRINVAQEHYCTAATQSIMSRLYPYWLAAHQKGSTRRLVSACVGNEQHEMGIRMLTDFFEMEGWDTYYLGANVPDHSLLQSIVSYRADLIAISATMTFHVHLVQELIANIRSNEHTAGIKIIVGGLPFNIDRQLWKLVGADGYAPDADQAIQLADTLVPAARQQ
- a CDS encoding MarR family winged helix-turn-helix transcriptional regulator — protein: MKQANRTTAPANDVEKESLHLWTVLSRAYQSVVSLINADIQSYGLNPTELGVLDFLYHSEDPQPLQKIGQKVLISSGNITYVVDKLEKKNLLARRSCDNDRRVIFAELTEQGNSFFEGIFDQHKQAIVEAMAGLSQEEKLVVIPLLKQLGFAAADKTV
- a CDS encoding ATP-binding protein gives rise to the protein MKAMMNAEHEIMVLRKTIEDLSHQIIQSKHQEEQALSEFSAMNNELVNLQRLLAKSNAELEAATEEALQANQARARFLAIMTHEIRTPMNGVIGMAEILLASDLTEEQKRSVMLIQESAELLLNMINNMLDLSKMEAGKMQLQEGIINMRLLLDHIIRLIEPKANENENTISAFIDYRVESDLIGDGGRIRQILLNLINNANKFTRNGKIEISIQLKENRANLQVLHIEVSDTGIGIAPDQQKNLFQPYAQADHPQQHNVEGTGLGLSICKSLVELMEGTIDLKSDTGKGSTFWFDIPLKKSPKVGAKPASVGAGDGLQEYSSAQNASSVSAIKATDQHILIVEDNPINSQVIQLQLKKMGMRNIHMAVNGQEALEVFQQQEYAMVLMDNRMPVMDGFQATRKIREMERMRVRHPVPIIALTANTSPEDRQRCLEVGMDDILTKPVNLESLTKILHKWLPAIGMTEMVLDMKVIQEIIELNDDGDPEVLRTLVEMYQTETPAKLDRLHQLSMEQNAQALAEAAHELKSGSLSIGVNHFSQLLAEIERKARTGDLNGVPAIIESLFPAYERARLELEQLVI